GCAAGCGGGCGGGGAGCGCCGCCCGGGTCAGGGGACGAGCGGACCCGGCAGCGCCGCCCGGGCGGCCGCAGCGTCGCCGGACAGCTCGGACCAGGGCTTCCTGTTCCACAACGCGAGCATCAAGTCAGGCGCCGGACCGCGCAGCTCGACCACCGGCTCCCCCGGCCCGAACACCCACGAACGCCCGAGGTCATCAGCGGTGAACCGGACCGCCGCCGCCGGCTCAGCCATCCGCCCCAACTTCACCTGGCGCGGCGCGAACGTGTCGAACACCTCGGCCACCCCGTCGCCGCAGAGCTCCGGGTCGAGGCGGCTCGGGATGCCCAGCGCGTGCTGCGCGTCCCACCGGTGCACCAGCGTCTCCAGCCACCGGCGCCGCCGCCAGAAGCCCACGGTGCAGGGCGGCCAGAACGTCCACGCCTCGGTCGCCGGGTCCACGCTCAGCGCCTCGACCAGCCGGCGCGAC
This window of the Actinoplanes oblitus genome carries:
- a CDS encoding maleylpyruvate isomerase family mycothiol-dependent enzyme translates to MQIDHLALLREELELFQECLGGELSAPVEHCGDWTLRELAAHVAEGNLWVVAAVRERHGRHASPPAPEDIAPHVAETSRRLVEALSVDPATEAWTFWPPCTVGFWRRRRWLETLVHRWDAQHALGIPSRLDPELCGDGVAEVFDTFAPRQVKLGRMAEPAAAVRFTADDLGRSWVFGPGEPVVELRGPAPDLMLALWNRKPWSELSGDAAAARAALPGPLVP